GTAGATTAGGTGCTTTTATATTAATAGCAGTTGGCTTTTGGATTATTTTTGAGGCCTGGTCAAAGTGGAAAAAAGTTAATGAACCTAATATTAAAGAGAAAAAGGATCCTTGTTTAATGCGTTTTAGAATACCGGGGCTTGGCATTGTAATTCAAATATTAAAGGAGCCTGAAGAGGCTGACTTTGATAGATCTGGGAATATTAACTCTAAAGAAGCCTTGTTTTTAGGTTTTGCCCTTGCAATGGATGCCCTGGGAGCAGGCTTTGGAGCTGCAGTGGCGGGCTATCAAATGTTTTTGGTACCTATATTTGTAGGAATTTTTAAGTTTGTATTAGTCTCAACAGGCTTGTGGCTTGGTCAAAGGAGCTGCATAAGCAGTTTAGGAATAACCGGCTCCCTGCTGCCAGGTGTAATTTTGATCATGTTAGGAATATCACAGTTTTAGGAGGCAGTATGAAGGTAATAGGTCTTACAGGTGGAATTGCCAGTGGAAAATCCACAGTAGCCTCAATTCTTGCTGAATTTGGGGCTACTATAATTGATGCAGATAAGGTTGCCAGAGACGTGGTAGAGCCTGGACAGCCTGCCTGGCGCGACATACGCAAAGCAT
Above is a window of Desulfitibacter alkalitolerans DSM 16504 DNA encoding:
- the ytaF gene encoding sporulation membrane protein YtaF, with the translated sequence MEILSVILFSLAVSVDGFGVGLAYGMRSIRISLIPLLVICITSAAAITISMYFGTLVASLFTPETAGRLGAFILIAVGFWIIFEAWSKWKKVNEPNIKEKKDPCLMRFRIPGLGIVIQILKEPEEADFDRSGNINSKEALFLGFALAMDALGAGFGAAVAGYQMFLVPIFVGIFKFVLVSTGLWLGQRSCISSLGITGSLLPGVILIMLGISQF